A window of Macrotis lagotis isolate mMagLag1 chromosome X, bilby.v1.9.chrom.fasta, whole genome shotgun sequence contains these coding sequences:
- the BORCS8 gene encoding BLOC-1-related complex subunit 8, producing MEEAEMQLKGKKVTDKFTESVYVLANEPSVALYRLQEHVRRSLPELAQHKSDMQSWEEQSQGAIYTVEYACSAVKNLMDSSVHFRSIEGLLKQAISIKDQMNSSQSRSPADPKPPSTA from the exons ATGGAGGAGGCGGAGATGCAGCTCAAGGGGAAGAAAG TTACAGACAAATTCACAGAGAGTGTATACGTCCTGGCCAACGAACCCTCTGTGGCACTATATCGCCTCCAGGAACATGTGAGGCGCTCTCTGCCGGAGTTAGCCCAACATAAG TCTGACATGCAGAGCTGGGAGGAACAGAGCCAAGGGGCCATCTATACAGTGGAATATGCTTGCAG TGCTGTGAAGAACTTGATGGATAGCAGTGTTCATTTCCGTAGCATCGAGGGCTTGCTGAAACAGGCCATTAGCATCAAGGACCAAATGAATTCTTCTCAGAGTCGAAG CCCTGCTGACCCGAAGCCTCCTTCCACGGCCTGA